CCTGCACTGCCCCCGTCAATCATGAGGCGATCGCCATCCACCCGACCGTGTTGCACCAAATACTTCGCTCCATTAGCGCAGTCATCCACATCCACCACGCCCCACTGTCCCTTGAGGCGATCGCGGTAGGCGCGACCGTAGCCTGTGCTGCCGCCATAGTTTACATCCAGGACGGCAATCCCGCGACTCGTCCAATACTGGATGCCAAGGTTAAAACTTGCCGAGGTTGCTGCTGTGGGGCCACCGTGACTTTTGACCAGCAGGGGCGGGCGATCGCCATCGGGAGCGGTGTAGTCCTGATTTTTGGGTGCATAGAAAAAGCCGTAGGCCGTCAGGCCGTTCTCGGTGGGGAACTCGATCACCTCCGGTTCCGACAGATAGCCCGGCTCCACGGTGAGTGGACTCGATTGGCGTAGTTCTTGAGTTTTCCCGGTAGCCAAATCCATTCGCACGACGGCGCTGGGAGCCATTGCCGATCCGCCCAGAAACGCCGCAACGCCCGCCCCCACCTGCAATCCGCCAATGCTGGAGTAGGGGGTTTCCAGTTCCGTCAGGCTCAGGGTTTGGGTATTGAGACGGGCGAGGTGCTGAATTCCGTCTTCCACGTAGGTACAAATCAGGGATGCCGCCGATTCAAACCCGTAGGTAGACATCCGAAAGACCCAGTGGGGCAAGCCAAACTCAGCGTCCTTCGGGCAAAGAGGTTCTACGGAGTCTCCCGTCCAGCGATACAAATTCCACCATCCGGTGCGATCGCTCACAAAGTACAGCACGCCATCGGGCGACCACTCCGGCTGAAAGATGGATTCTGCAGTACCTCCGGCAATGTGGGTCGCTTTACCTAAGGTTCCATCGGCCTGCACTGGGGCAACCCAGAGATCCGTACCGTCCCAGGGCATATTGGGGTGATCCCAGGTGATCCAGGCCAGGAATTGTCCATCGGGACTGAGGCGCGGCGAAGAATAAAAATCGTGCCCTCCGGTGAGAACCTGTCCGGCATCGTTCCCCGTCAGGCTCACCGCTGCAATGTCGTTAATCGGTTCCTGGTCATTCTCCGTGTGGCGTTCACGAACACAAATCAGGCGATCGCGCCCTGCATCCATCACCGCATCCGCATAGCGATCGCCCTCTGGAGTGAGGGGTTCTGGCTCGCTACCCGATTCCTGCTGATAGAGCCGCTGATCTGCAAAGTTGGAAAAATAAACCGTGCCCTCATGAACGATGAAAGCCCCGCCGCCGTACTCATGGACACGGGTGCGGACGTTGAAGGGGGAGGGTGTCACGTCCATCTGCTGACCATCGGCAGTAGAGCGCACCACCACGTTTCGTCCCGCATCCGTGGGACGTCCTTCACTCCAATACACCTCATCGCCATCCAGCCGAATTTCACCCAACCGGAGGCTGCCCGCCACGATCAAATCTGAGGTGATTGGCGACTTCCAAGACCCATACGGTGCAGTGATCACAGCTAATCTATTCCTTTTTCAATCAACAAACGCACTCTAGTTTGACAGCTCGTTCACCTGAACCACAGGTAAATCATCCGCTGCTTTCGACGCGGTATCCAGACCTGGGATTGGCTTGGCCGCATCCTTCAGCGATGCCTTCGAGGCAAATCGCCCAACCTGAACCAGACTGGAGAAGGCTTGATTATTCTTGTTTGCCTTTGCCAGCGCCGCCACTTGGAAA
This Synechococcales cyanobacterium T60_A2020_003 DNA region includes the following protein-coding sequences:
- a CDS encoding S9 family peptidase, encoding MITAPYGSWKSPITSDLIVAGSLRLGEIRLDGDEVYWSEGRPTDAGRNVVVRSTADGQQMDVTPSPFNVRTRVHEYGGGAFIVHEGTVYFSNFADQRLYQQESGSEPEPLTPEGDRYADAVMDAGRDRLICVRERHTENDQEPINDIAAVSLTGNDAGQVLTGGHDFYSSPRLSPDGQFLAWITWDHPNMPWDGTDLWVAPVQADGTLGKATHIAGGTAESIFQPEWSPDGVLYFVSDRTGWWNLYRWTGDSVEPLCPKDAEFGLPHWVFRMSTYGFESAASLICTYVEDGIQHLARLNTQTLSLTELETPYSSIGGLQVGAGVAAFLGGSAMAPSAVVRMDLATGKTQELRQSSPLTVEPGYLSEPEVIEFPTENGLTAYGFFYAPKNQDYTAPDGDRPPLLVKSHGGPTAATSASFNLGIQYWTSRGIAVLDVNYGGSTGYGRAYRDRLKGQWGVVDVDDCANGAKYLVQHGRVDGDRLMIDGGSAGGYTTLAALTFRDTFKAGASFYGVSDAEVLAQDTHKFEARYLDSLIGAYPAEQALYRARSPIHHIDQLSCPVIFFQGDEDKIVPPNQAELMVNALKDKGLPVAYVLFAGEQHGFRKAENIKRVLDGELYFYSRVFGFELADPVEPVAIANLE